In Brassica rapa cultivar Chiifu-401-42 chromosome A06, CAAS_Brap_v3.01, whole genome shotgun sequence, a single window of DNA contains:
- the LOC117126048 gene encoding ATPase 3, plasma membrane-type-like, with protein sequence MVGGGSLEDIKNENVDLEKIPIEEVFQQLKCSRDGLSGAEGESRLQLFGPNKLEEKKESKILKFLGFMWNPLSWVMEAAAIMAIALANGDGRPPDWQDFVGIVCLLVINSTISFWEENNAGNAAAALMAGLAPKTKVLRDGKWSEQEASILVPGDIVSIKLGDIIPADARLLEGDALKVDQSALTGESLPATKGPGEEVFSGSTCKQGEIEAVVIATGVHTFFGKAAHLVDSTNQVGHFQQVLTAIGNFCIISIAVGVVIEIIVTYVFLYQILY encoded by the exons ATGGTGGGTGGTGGTTCTCTTGAGGATATCAAGAACGAGAATGTTGATTTG GAGAAAATACCAATTGAAGAAGTGTTCCAGCAGTTGAAATGCAGCAGAGATGGACTATCTGGAGCAGAAGGAGAGAGCAGACTCCAGCTCTTTGGCCCCAACAAACTCGAGGAGAAGAAG gAAAGCAAGATACTTAAGTTCTTGGGGTTTATGTGGAACCCTCTCTCTTGGGTCATGGAAGCAGCTGCAATCATGGCCATTGCCTTGGCTAATGGCGATGGACGTCCACCTGATTGGCAAGACTTTGTTGGTATTGTTTGTCTTTTGGTTATTAACTCAACCATCAGCTTTTGGGAAGAAAACAATGCCGGAAACGCTGCTGCTGCTCTCATGGCTGGTCTTGCTCCCAAAACAAAG GTTCTAAGAGATGGCAAATGGAGTGAGCAAGAAGCTTCTATTCTTGTCCCCGGAGATATCGTGAGCATCAAGCTAGGTGACATCATCCCTGCTGACGCACGTCTCCTCGAAGGCGACGCTTTAAAAGTTGACCAATCTGCTCTAACCGGTGAGTCCCTCCCTGCCACAAAAGGTCCAGGAGAAGAAGTCTTCTCCGGCTCTACTTGCAAGCAAGGCGAGATAGAAGCGGTTGTGATAGCCACTGGTGTCCACACCTTCTTCGGCAAGGCAGCTCACCTCGTTGACAGCACAAACCAAGTGGGACACTTCCAGCAAGTCCTCACCGCAATAGGAAACTTCTGCATCATCTCAATCGCGGTCGGTGTAGTCATTGAGATCATAGTTACATATGTATTTCTATACCAGATTTTATATTAG
- the LOC103851714 gene encoding U4/U6.U5 small nuclear ribonucleoprotein 27 kDa protein, with amino-acid sequence MSQRNRRERDSDRRRDRDDRDRRRERDDRDRDREDRDRDHRGIRSKKSRSRTPDHHARPPRHARSPEKYRSRSRSIDRDRNRHHRRRTPSPSPSRKRPRESSVEDEKERNRKKAASGSVDETAKEKNDKQPSEAAEEEEGMDVNEIEMMKMLGIPTGFDSTKGKHVEGADVSGIRAVTKRQPRQYMNRRGGFNRPLPAERNR; translated from the coding sequence ATGTCACAGCGCAACCGACGCGAACGTGATAGTGACAGACGCCGAGATAGAGACGACCGCGATCGACGCCGAGAGAGAGACGACCGTGATCGGGACCGTGAAGATAGAGACCGTGACCACCGAGGGATAAGGAGCAAGAAGTCCCGATCTCGTACTCCAGACCACCACGCTCGTCCTCCTCGCCACGCGCGCTCTCCGGAGAAGTACCGATCTCGCTCCCGCTCGATCGACCGCGACCGTAACCGACACCACAGGCGCAGGACTCCCTCCCCCTCTCCGTCGCGGAAACGGCCTCGCGAGAGCTCAGTGGAGGACGAGAAGGAGAGGAACCGGAAAAAAGCTGCGTCTGGCTCCGTCGACGAGACTGCGAAAGAGAAGAACGATAAGCAACCAAGCGAAgctgcggaggaggaggaggggatgGATGTGAATGAGATAGAGATGATGAAGATGTTAGGGATTCCAACTGGATTTGACTCGACGAAAGGGAAGCATGTTGAAGGTGCTGACGTCAGCGGGATCAGGGCTGTTACCAAGCGGCAGCCAAGGCAGTACATGAACCGTCGCGGTGGCTTTAACCGTCCTTTGCCTGCTGAGCGTAACCGCTAA